From a single Pseudomonas sp. A34-9 genomic region:
- a CDS encoding biopolymer transporter ExbD, with product MAFSTQDSDEVLSEINVTPLVDVMLVLLVVFIVTAPLLTNAIPINLPKTEAVAPVEQKDPLVVSIDGAGKLFINKDEIQPDLLEFNLKSAKAKDPEVRVQLQADDGVNYGEVARAMASIERAGITKLSVITAR from the coding sequence ATGGCCTTCTCCACGCAAGACAGTGACGAGGTGCTCAGCGAGATCAACGTGACACCGCTGGTGGACGTGATGCTGGTGCTGCTGGTGGTGTTTATCGTCACCGCGCCGCTGCTGACCAACGCGATCCCGATCAACCTGCCGAAGACCGAAGCGGTGGCGCCGGTTGAGCAGAAGGATCCGCTGGTGGTGAGCATCGACGGCGCCGGCAAGCTGTTTATCAATAAGGACGAGATTCAGCCGGACTTGCTGGAATTCAACCTTAAGTCGGCCAAAGCCAAGGACCCGGAAGTGCGCGTGCAATTGCAGGCGGATGACGGGGTGAACTACGGCGAAGTGGCGCGAGCGATGGCTTCGATCGAGCGGGCGGGGATTACCAAATTGTCGGTGATAACTGCGCGGTAA